A stretch of DNA from Acidimicrobiales bacterium:
CTCACGGTCGCCTGAGCCCTCTTTCGAGGCAATAACTCGCCATTCTGGCGAGCTATTGCCTCGGGAGCGTCACAGATCGACACCGAGGAGGGCGGCCGCGGCCGAGACGCCGCCGGTACCGCCCGACGCCGAGGACGCCGCCGCGGCCGCGGCGTCGATGGCGGTCAGGGCGGCCGGAGCGTCGAGGTCGGCGTCCAGCGCGGCACGGACCTCGCCGAGCGCGGCGCCACCGTCTCCCGCGGCGCGCCAGGCAGCGAGGCGGGCGGCGGCGGTGGGCAGCAGCGACTCGTCCCACTCCCACACGGAGCGGTAGTGGTGGGAGACGATGGCCAGCCGGACGGCGGCCGGCTCCCACTCCTTGAGCAGGTCGCTCACGAACACCAGGTTCCCGAGCGACTTGGACATCTTCTCCCCGCCCAGACCCACCATGCCCACGTGCATCCAGTGGCGGACGAACCGCTCTCCGGTGGCCGCTTCCGACTGTGCCGCCTCGCACTCGTGGTGGGGAAAGACGAGATCGGTCCCGCCGCCGTGGAGATCGATGGTGGTGCCCAGCTCGCGCAGGGCCAGCGCCGAGCACTCGACGTGCCAGCCCGGCCGGCCCCGGCCCCACAGCGAGTCCCACGCCGGCTCACCGGGCGCCGACGGCTGCCACAGGACGAAGTCGAGCGGGTCGAGCTTGTGCGGGTCGTCGGTGTTCCCGCCCCGCTCGGCTGCGTACGCCAGCATCTGCTCCCGGGAGTAGTGGCTCACCTGGCCGAATCGCTCGGACGACGCCACGCTGAAGTAGACGGCCCCGCCGGCCTCGTAGGCGTGCCCGGTGTCGAGGACCATCCCGATGAACCCGAGGATGTCGGGTATGGCCGAGGTGGCGCGGGGCTCGCTGAACGCGGGCAGGAGCCCGAGAGCGTCCATGTTGGCGTCGAAGCGGGCCATCTCCTCGGCCGCCAGGTCGAGGTAGTGCACGCCCAGCTGGCGGGCCCGGCGCAGGATGTCGTCGTCGACGTCGGTGACGTTGCGCACGCACTGGGTGTCGTGGCCGAGATCGCGCAACCTGCGCTGGAGCAGGTCGTAGGCCAGGTAGGTGGCCGCGTGGCCCACGTGGGCCGCGTCGTACGGCGTGATGCCGCAGGTGTACATGGTGACCACGCGGCCGGGCCGGAAGTCGACGACTTCGCGGCGGGCGGTGTCGTACAACCTCACGTGTCGAGATCGATGCCCGTCAGGCGGAGTGCGGCCCGGGTCTTGTACCGGACGTTGAGCTGGAGCAGCACGGCCGTGAACGACTCGATGGGCGCCGCGTTGGCCACCGATCCGGCGTTGAGCGGACGCAGGTCGGGGATCAGCGTGACGAGCTGCGCCGTGGCCTCGTAGGCGGCCGGGTGGTCCGAGGCGATGAGGACGTCGCTCTCCACCGGCTCGTCGAGGTTGGAGAGGGCCTTGGCCGGAAGGTGCTGGAAGGCGGCGGCCACCAGCGACTTCGGTACAGCGCTCTGCACGTGGGCGGCCACGGAGCCGCGCGGCGGCACGAGCGGCTCGAACTCGTGGCCCATCCGGGTGAGCGCGTTGGCCATGGAGATCACGACCTTGCCGTCGAGCTGCGCGCCCACCGACCCGGCGGTGGCGGCGGCCGCCTCCCAGGGCGTGGCGATGACGACGACCTCGGCCTCCGCCGCCATGGCGTTGTCGGCCGCCGAGAGGGCCAGCTCGCGCCCCGGCCAACGCTCGAGCACGGCGGTGACGATCTCCTGGGCCCGGTCCTTGGACCGCGAGCCGATGGCGACGTGCAGGCCGGCGGCGGCCAGGCGCGCGGCCAGACCGCGGCCGGCAGGGCCCGTGCCTCCGAGAATCCCTACTTCCATCCTGGCGAATCTACTGCGGCCCCCGGGCGAAACCCCTGGGCCCGGCGCCCTTACTCGTCGGCATAGGTCCAGTCGGGTCGCTTCCGGGCCTGGCGGTGGTCGTACACCACGACACCATCCGCGATGTCGTCCACCTTGGGGACGAGGTGCGTGCGGCCCGGCCGCCGGCAGAAGCCGCCCAGGTGGTCGGCGAAGTCCTCCGGGAACGTCTCCAGGATGCTCGACACGAGCAGCTGCTCCTCGGTGCCGAGGTAGCAGCGGTTGGCGTCGGTCACCGTGCGCAACCTTGCCCGCACCACGTCGAGGTCGGCCTGGTCGGCGTTGCCGGCGCGCAGCCGCTCCAGGGCGGCCGTGATGTCGCCGGAGCCTCGCTTGCACGGCGGGCACTGACCGCAGGACTCGACGGCCAGGAAGCCCGAGAGCACCGCCGCCACGTCGACCATGCACGCCGTGTCGTCGTAGATCGCGAAGCCGCCTGCGCCCAGGCCGCTGCCCGCCGCCCGCATGTCCTCGTAGGTGAGGGGCGTGGCGAAGCGGGAGGCCGGGAGAACCCGGTTGGCCACGCCGGAGAAGGCGGCCTTGAGCGACCGGCCGGGCCGCGGGCCACCGGCCGCCTCGAGGAGCTCGTCGAGGGGCGAGCCCATCTCCATCTCGAAGACACCCGGCCGGGTCACGTCGCCCACCACCGTGCACACGAGCGTGCCCGGTGACCGTTCCGTCCCCATGCGACGGAACCACTCGGGACCCCGGGCCAGGACGTGTGGGACGTTGCAGAGCGTCTCCCAGTTGTTCACCAGCGTGGGGTTCGGCTCGGGATGTGCGCCGGACTCAGCGGTCGGCGAGTGCGACTCCCAGCCGAGCTGGGGACCGGTGGCGAACAGGCCGTGCTGGAACGGCGGCAGGATCCGCGGCAGGGGATCGTTCCCCTCGATGACCTCGAGGAGCGCCTTCTCCTCGCCGAAGAGGTACTCGTCCGGTCCGGCCACCACCGAGATGGTGAGGCCCTCGAGCATGCCGGCGGCGGCCATGTCCTCGAGCGCCCGCACCAGGCGCGCCCGTTCGGGCCCGAACCTCGCCTTCGTCGCCACGTACGCCTCGTCGGCACCGACGGCCAGGGCGGCGATGGCCAGCCCCTCGATCCCTTGGTACGGGTTGGCGCGCATGAGGGTCCGGTCCTTGAACGTCGCCGGCTCGCCCTCGGCCGCGTTGCACACGGCGTACCTCCGCGAGCCGGGCGCATTGCGAACGGACGCCCACTTGGTGCCCGTGGGGAACCCACCGCCCCCGCGGCCCCGCAGCCGGGAGAGCGATATCTCCTTCGCCGTCTGCTCCGGCCCGAGCGAGCGGGCCCGCTCGAGCCCCGTTCCGCCGCCGGCGGCGACGTAGGCGTCGAGGGACGCGAACTCGGCGCCGGTGAGGAAGGGCAGGAGGGTCAACGGGCCGAGCGGAGGGTCGAGCTCAGCAGTACTTCGACAACGTGGTGAACGGGTTGACCGGCCCGCCCCCGCCGGGGTGGATCTCGAAATGCAGGTGCGGCGCGCTCTCCGAGGCGTTGCCGGTGCTCCCGACGTAGCCCACAACCGTGCCTGCCGCCACGTGGCCGCTGGCACCGCTGAGGTGGTCGAGGTGGGTGCCGAAGTACGTGTTGCCGTCGTCGCCGGTGAGGTAGTACGAGATGCCGCCCAGGCTCGAATTGTGGCCCTTGACGCTGCCGGCGACGCTCGCCACGACAGGTGTCCCGCGTGCCGCCATGATGTCGTTGCCCTCGTGCCTGCGGCCACCCGACCTCGGCTGGCCCCAGTCGTTGGAGAACGCGTGCGGTCCCTGCACGGGGCAGATCCACGATCCGCCGCCGATGACCGGCAGCGGTCCCGAGGCCAAGGGAACGGCGCCTCGCGACGCCCGAGGTGCCCTCTTGGCCGCAGCCGCCTTGGCCGCCGCCGCCCGGTCGGCCGCCACCTTGGCGTCGTAGGCCCGCTGGGCGGCGGCCAGCTTGTCGAGCTCGGCAGTGACCGTGGCCTCGTCCTTGCGGAGGCTGCCCACCACCGCGCGCTGCTGGGCCAGGCGGTCGGTGAGGGCGGCCTGGCTCTGCTCGAGATCGACCCGGGCCACCTGGTAGCCCTCGACCGAGTCGCTGCGCCCGAGGCTCACGAAGCGGAGCATGGCCCTGCCGCGGGCCGCCTGCCCGGGGTCGCCGTCGCCCATCCAGGTGGCGGCCTGGCTGCCCTGGACGTACTGGGCCACGGCCAGCTCGCGCATCTGCGATTGCAGGACGTCGACCACCTTCCGGGTCGACGTCGTGTGCCGCTCCAGCTCGGTGACCTCGCGCTGGGCCTTGGCCAGCGCCGTCTGTGCCTTCGCCAACCGCGCCGCTGCCGCGTTGGCCCGCTTCTGGGCGCTGGCCATCTGGGCCGCACTGGGCGGCTTGGGCGCAGCCGGGGCGGCGGCGGACGCCGTCGGCGGCAGGAACAGCGCAGCAACCACTCCGAGCGCCACGACGAGTCGACCCATCCGCGCCGAAGGCTAGGCGCGGGGTCCCGGCGGCGCACTTTTCGCACCGGTCGGCCGCCGTCATCACCCCTGCCGTCTCCAGCGCGGGTGCTCAGGCGCCGGCCCCGCTCACAACTGCATCGACTTGGTCTCCAGGAACTCCTCGATGCCCCAACGTCCGAGCTCGCGGCCGTGCCCCGACTGCTTGCAGCCGCCCCACGGAGCAAGGGGGTTGAAGATGCCTCCGTTGACCTCGACCATCCCGCTGCGCAGACGGCGGGCCACGGCGACCGCCCGGTCCATGTCGCCGGACCACACACCGGCATGGAGCCCGTAGATCGTCCCGTTGGCGATGGCGACAGCCTCGTCCTCGGTGTCGTAGGGGACGATCGACAGCACCGGCCCGAAGATCTCCTCCTGCTCGACGCGCATTCCCGGGCGCACGTCGGACAGGACCGTGGCCCGCACGAAGTACCCGCGATCGAGCCCCTCGGGGGGCTCGCTGCCCCCGGCGACGAGCCGGGCGCCCTCCTCGAGGCCGGACGCGATGTAGGCGCGGACGCGGTCCCGCTGCGCCGCGGACACGAGCGGCCCCAATCGCGTGCCGTCGGCGAGCGGGTCGCCCGGCACGTAGTCCTCGGCGGCGGCGGCGGCCAGCCGTTCGGCCTCGCCCAGCCGAGGTCGTGGCACGAGCATCCGCGAGAGCGCCGAACACGTCTGCCCGGAGTTCAAGAAGGCCGACGTGACGGTGGCCCGGACGGCGGAGGGCAGATCGGCGTCATCGAGGATCAGATTGGCCGACTTGCCGCCCAGCTCGAGGGCGACGCGCTTGACCGTCGTCGCCGCCGCAGCGGCCACCAGCCGCCCGACTTCGGTGGACCCGGTGAACGACACCATGGCCACGCCGGGCGATCTCGCCAGGTGCTCCCCGACGACAGGCCCGGCACCGGTGACGACGTTGAGGACGCCGGCAGGCAGCCCGGCGGCGTGTGCGATCTCGGCCAGCACGAAGGCGGTCGACGGAGCCAGCTCACTCGGCTTGAGCACCACGGTGCAGCCTGCGGCAATGGCCGCCGCCACCTTGGCGGCGGTGAGGTGGAGCGGGTAGTTCCACGCCGTCATGGCCGCCACCACGCCGACCGGCTCGCGCACGACCAGCGAGTTGCCGACCCGCTCCTCGTACGGAAACCCGTCGAGCAGGGACGCCATGGTGGAGAACGTCATGGCCGGGAGCCCGACCTGGATCATCGTGGCCAGGTTGATGGGCATGCCCACCTCCTCGGCGATCATGGCGCCGAGCTCGGCCGTGCGGGCCACCACCCCCTGCCCGATCGCCGTCAGGACGGCGGCCCGTTCCTCGACGGGCGTGGCCGACCACGTCCCGGAGGCGTCACGAGCCGAGTCGACGGCCCGGCCGGCGTCGACGGCGTCGCCACGCGGCACCCGGGCACAGACGTCCTCCGTGAACGGGTTGACCACATCGATCGTCCCCGTGCCCGACGGCTCGACCCAGGCACCGCCGACGAAGATCCGGTCCCACCGGCGGACCTCACCCACGGCTGCGCTATCGGGGCTTGGCGGCGAGGCGGGCCTGCAGGCGGCTCCCGCCCTTGCGGATCTCGTCCCGAAGGATGGAGTCGATGCCCGGGAGGCGCCCCGCGCCGCCGTAGTGGAGCCGGACGGTGAGCATCGAGCCTGGGTCGGCGACCTCGACCTCCGCGGTGAGGATCCAGTCGGAGTGCTGGGTGCCGTCGTGCTCGAGGCGCTCGAAGCGCACCAGCTTCGGGGCGACGTGCTCGGTGAGGACCATCCTCACCTTCTTGGTGAGGGGCAGCGGCCCGATCTTGGCCCCGAGGTCGACGACCCATGCGGGGCCGGGATCTCCGTCGTGGGGGGGCGACGGCTCGGCGCCGAAGACGATCCCGAGCCACCCTGGGTAGGTGCCCAGATCGGCCACCTCGGCGAAGACAGTGTCCGGTGCGGCGTCGAGCTCGGCGGTTCCCTCCATGTCCACGGCCGCCGAGCTTACGGCCACCCGCCACCCGCGGGACGCGCCGCTCGCCCCGGTCGGAGCCTCAAGCGGGCGCGGGCGGCCATCCCGGTCGGAACAGGTTGTTGCCGTCGGCGCCTGCCACCAGCCACCCGTCGGGCGTGCGGCGCACGGCGATGTGGCGGAACTCGAGCGGCGGTCCCGGCCGCAGGCTCATGAGCTTTCCCCGTGGCTCCACGAAGGTGACGACGGCCACGTCGGGACGGGACTCGCTGCGGGCCCGCACGCCCCATGTCACCGCGCTGAACCCCGTCCAGAACTCCCTCCACCGGAGCAGCCGCTCCTTGGCGAACATCGGCCAAAGCCGGGAACCCGAGGGGTAGGCGGCGAGCCCGTCGGCCAGCGCCTCCCACTGCTCGGGCGGCCCCACCACATCGGGAGGCTTGGAGATGATCCAGTGCTGCGCCAGCACCTTGCGGTAGTCGGGCTCGGTCAACGCCCAGACCTTGTGCATGTCCCGCTCGTCCATGACGGCCGACACCCACGCCCTGGCCACCACCACGGCCTCGTCGTCGGGATCCGGCGGCGCCGGCGGCGGACGTCCCGGAAGGGCGTCGGCCCCCCGCTCCGCCCCGGCGTCGTCGCTCAAGGCGCGAGACCTCGAACCCGCCGTGCACCCCGTCGGCACAGGCGCCTTCCTCGGGCCCGCCTGGCCGTGAGGTACGCGGCCCACTCCAGGCTCGATCGGTCCGAGAGCACCAGTCCTCCACTGCCCGGCCCGGTGCGGCGGTCGTCCCGGGCGGCGCCAGGGTAGCTGCGGGAGGACGGGGGCCGGTTCCGCCGCTGTAGGCCCCGGCCCCCGTCTGCGTCAGTAAGCGCCGGGCCGGGCTGGGGAGATACCCCCCCCGGCGGGGCGGCGCCGGGCCGCGTCCCGACGGCGGGCACGCGACGGTATGATCGAGCCGCCCATCGCTCCATGTGCGGGTCGTCGCAGGAGGCGGTGTCGAAGGAGGGTTCCATGGCCAACAGGATCCGTGAGGCGATCGAGGTCCTCGCCCGCAGGGGCTGGACGCAAGGCACGTTCACCGACGATGCCGGGCGCCACTGCCTCCAGGGCGCTCTCTACGAGGCGCACGGGTGCCAGCCCCGTCTGCAGGGCCGGCTCAGCCGGACGAGCACCGACCCCGACCTCGCCGCCGACCTGCGCCTGGTCAACGAGACGATCGCCGCGGAGTACCCGGAGCGGGTCGGTGCCGTGGGGATCTCCCGGTTCAACGACCACCCCGACACCACCGTCGACGACGTGGTCCGGGTGCTCGAGAAATCCGCCGTGCGCCGCGACGAGGTGCTCTGAACCGATCCTCTCGGGGGCCGGTTCGGGGGGCCGGTTCGGTGGCGAAAAGGTCCCGGTCGCGCCTGGTTTTCGGCGTCTGCCCGAGTATCCTCAGGCGGCAGGAGCAGGGCCGGCACAGGGCGGCCCCAGAGGCGGAGGAGCCTTGGCCGACGAAGCGCCGCTCGCCCCGGAGACCTTCGGGATCGTGGCCGTGCGGACCGATGCGACGACTGCCGCCGTCAGTCCGGCCGGTGACCTCGACGTCTCCACCTCACCCCGCCTGCTGGCCTGCATCGACGAGCTGCTGGCCGAGGGCCGCTCGAAGATCACCCTCGACATGCGGGCCGTCACCTTCATCGACTCGTCCGGGCTCGGGGCCCTGGTCAAGGCCCACAAGCACGCGGCACCGTCCGCCGAGCTGACCGTCGTCGCGCCTCGTCCGCACGTGCACCGCGCCATGGAGATCTCGGGCATCCTCCGCGTCATCCGGGTGGCGCGCCAGCCTTAGGACGTCGGACCGGCCATCACCCCGGCGGGAGCAGCTGGTCCACGAGGCGGGGCACCTCGTCGGGGGCGAAGGGCTCGTGGAAGAGGAGCCGGCGCACGATGATCGGCCCCACCAGGGCCTCGGCCAGCAGGCTCAGGTCGGTGCCGGCCGCGATCTCTCCGGTGGCGACGCCCTCGGCCAGCAGCCCGACCATCACCTCGCGCCGCTCACAGGTGAGCCGCCGGTGGATGTCGAGCACCCCGGGGTCGCGCTCCGCCGCATCGATGATCGCCGGTAGGCACCTCGACCACATGGAGTCTGCCAGGGAGACGGCGACCTGCTGGAGGAGGGCGACGACCCGCTCGCGCACGGGTCCGCCGGCAGGCGGAGCGGCATCGGGCTTGAGGAGCCGCACGGCATCCTCGACGAGCTCGAGCCGGCCGTCCCAGTGGCGGTAGATCGTGCTCTTGCCGACGCCGGCCCGGGCGGCCACGCCCTCGATCGTGAGACCGCCGTAGCCAACCTCACCCAGGAGCTCGAGGGCGGCGGCGAGCACCAGGCGGCGCGACCGCTCGATGCGGGGGTCGGGCTCGCAGGAGGCCGGGGGCACGGTTCGCTGGGACGACCCGGCCCTCAGGCCACTTCCCACGCCGCGACCTGCGGCGTGGCTTCGTCGGCGGCCGCCTCCTCGGCCCGGCGGGTGAAGACCACGGCCACACCCACGGCGGCGACCAGCGACAGCGCCGCGGCCACGGTGCTGGCGAGGTTGAACGCGTCGGTGAAGGCGGCGCCGGCCCGGGCCGCCAACTCCTGACCACCCGGGATGCCGGCGCCGACGAAGGTGGCCGCACCGATCGACTCCCTGGCCGCCGCCGTGACCTGCGGCGGCAGCCGCAGGTCGCTCAGATCGAGGGCGGACCGGTAGGCCGCGCTGCTCAGGCTCCCGAGGACGGCGATGCCGAGCGCCCCGCCGACCTCGCGCGTCGTGTCGTTCACGGCCGAGCCGACGCCCGCCTTGGCCGGCGGTACGGCGCTCATGATGCTCCCGGTGGCCGGCGCGGCGGTGAGGCTCAAGCCTGCGCCGAGCAGGACCATGGCGACCGCCAGCACGACGTACGCGGTCTGCGGGCCCACCATGGCAAGGACGGCGAAACCGGCGGCGACGAGGACGAAGCCGGCGGCCATGACCGGCCCCGTGCCGACCTTCTCGGCCAGCGCTGCGCTGCGCGGAGCGATGGCGACCAGTGCGAGGGCGAGCGGGAGCGTGGCCAACCCCGCGCTGAGCGGTGAGTAGGCCCTCACGAACTGCAGGTACAGCGTGAAGAGGAAGAAGAGCCCGAACATCACGAAGAAGGCGACTGTCACCACGCCGCTGCCGACGCTCATGCGCCGGTCCCGGAAGAGCTGCAGCGGGAGCATCGGATGGGCACTGCGGCGCTCCCAGGCGAGGAACGTCGACAACGCGGCGACGGCGACCACGAAGGCGACCAGGATGGTGGGGCTGCCCCAGCCCTTCTCCGGTCCCTCGATGATGCCGAAGACCAGCGATCCCAGACCGACGAGGGACAACCCGGCGCCCACGGGGTCGAGCGGCGTGGCCTCGGGATCGCGCGAGGTGGGCGAGAACACCCAGACCGCGGCGATCACGGCCGCCACGATGGGCACGTTGACCAGGACGGCCGATCCCCACCAGTACCTCTCGAGGAGGCCGCCCGACACGATGGGACCCAGCGCTCCGCCGGCACCGGCGAACCCGGCCCACATGGCGATGGCCTTGCGCCGTTCCTCGGGCGGAAAGATGGTTGTGAGCAGCGACAACGTGGCCGGCATCACGAACGCCGCCCCGACGCCGGTGATGACGCGGCCGCCGATGACCTGGGCGGAGCCCGTGGCGAGGCCCGAGAGCAACGATCCGCAGGCGAACACCGCCAGTCCGGCCAGCAGGGCCAGCTTGCGACCGAACCGGTCGCCGAGCGCGCCGGCGGGAAGCAGCAGGGCGGCGAACACGAGCGCGTAGGAGTCGACGATCCACTGCAGGGCGCTGGAGCTGGCGTCGAGGTCGCGCTGCATGCTCGGCAGGGCCACGTTCAACCCGGCCACCGACATGACCACCATCACCAGCGAGAGGCACATGATCCCCAGGAGGAACCAGCGACGGCGGTGGATCACCGGGTCCTCGTGCAGCAACGGTCCGTGGTCTCGGGCGACAGCCATGGATCGTCCTTTCGTGTCGGGCGGGCACTTATAGGACTATCACGTATCGCACCGAAACGCTAGCGTTTCATAAGCCGGCCGGTTCCCGTCTGGCGCCGCTCGGTGCCCACGGGTCCTCTGGCGTCACGCCTTCGGCAGCGGCGCTCCGGTCGGTCAGCCGTCGGCGACGGCGGCACGTGTGCGCGGTCGCCGGGACCGCGAGATCGTGGCCAGACCGCCGAGCAGCGATGCCGCACCCACCATCAACAGGACGAGGCCCACGACGAGCCGGCCCCCGGCGTTGTCGGGCGACGACGAGGCCGGCGTCGAGCGCCACATGCCTGCGCCCGCGGCCGGGGATGCTGCCGGCGCCTGGGGAGGAGCGGCGGGCGCGAGCGGTGCCGCCACCGTCGTGGCCGGGGCTGCCGGCGCAGCCGTCGCTGCGGCAGCAGCAGGAGCCGGCGTAGCGACGACCGCCGTCGTCGCCGGGGTGGTGACGGCTGCCGCGTTCCTCGCCGTCCTGGTGCCGGCGGCGGTCGGAGCCGCAGTGGTCACCGCAGGAGCGGCCGTCTCAGGGGTAGAGGCCGGTGCCGACGTGTCCGTCGACGCCACCCCGGCGACCGGGTCGCCCGCCGGTGCGGCGGCCGCGGGCTCGACGGAAGCGGCCGTGACCGGCGGCGCCGCGGGCGGCGCGACGGGGACGGCCGTCGTCACGGTGGTCTCGCCGCCGCTCGGGGTGCTGTGGTCGTGCCCGGGCACGCATGCCCACGAGCTGCCCGCCGCCAGGACGACGCCCATGGTGACCACGACACCTCCCAACCCGACCCGAAGCGTGCGCACCCGACGACGTCCCCTTCTCTCCCCTCGGCGCCGAAAGTGTACCGGTCGTCGGGCCGCATCCAAAGGGTCGACCGTGCCGTCGGCCGTCCCCGCGTTGACCGGTACGACGGGCCGGCGCTGGCGCAGCGTGCCGGCACCGGTGGTGGCCCGACGAGGAGCCCGGCGCCGATGACGAGGAGCCCACCCCGCCGCACCACATCCGCCCGGCGCCCTGACCGGTCCGGGAGGTCGTCCTCGTGGAGATCGACGTCCACCACCGTGGCGACGTGTCGCCCGGCAGCGACGGGCGTCGTCCGTCGCTCGGCCCGGAACGAGAGCAGCCCCGCCGCGAACGGCGGGGCGCTCCGTTGTCCCGGGGGGCGGGATGCGAGCGATTGTACTGCGCCCCGGCGGATCCGCAAGTGTCGTTGCTGTCGCTTTCGCGGAACAAGCCCTACAGCCCCCTCATCGGCCTTCCGGGGGCGGGACCGACCAGGCGCGGAACACCGAGCTCCGCCACCCGCACGTCTGCCACCCCCAGTGGCCGCCGGATTTGCGCCGGTCGCCGGCAACGGGACGGCGAACGCGTGAACCGACTAGACCGGAGCGATCACGACCAGCCGCACGTGCGACGCGCCATGACCGGGAGCGACGAGCGCGCCCGACCATCACCCGCGTTTCCGGCCCGCCCACCGTCCGTCGCGACTGAGGAGGCGTTCGCGTGGCTGAGCGATGCCAGCACCCACCTGCACCCTGACGACGTCGTGCCCGCCGTGCGGACGGCCGGCGCCGTCTTCGGCCTCAGCGAGATCGTGGTCTACCTGGTCGACCTGGAGCAGCGCTGGCTCGTCCCGGTCCCCATGCCCGGACAGGGAGCCGAGGGGCTTCCCACCCTCGCCGTCGACACCACCGTCGCCGGCCGGGCCTACCGCACGGAGCGTCCCGTGATCGTGCCGCGCGAGCAGCCCGATCCGGCCGACGGCCCGCACACGGCCCTGTGGTTCCCGCTACTGGACAGCGCCGAGCGCCTCGGCGTCCTGTCCGCCATCTCCGACGGCCCCGTGGGCGAGGACGACATGTGGCGGTGGGCGGCATTCGTGGCCCTCGCCGCCGAGATCCTGGGCAACAAGTCCTCCTACGGGGACCTCCTGACCATCGCCCGGCGGACGCAACCGGCGTCTCTGGCGGCGGAGATGCGATGGGCCATGCTCCCGCCGATGACCTTCACGGGTCGCAACCTGACGGTGTCCGGCGTGGTGCTCCCTCCCTACGACGTCGCCGGCGACACCTTCGACTACGCCGTGAACGGCAACACCGCGCACATCGTGATCATCGACGCCGTGGGCCACGGGTTGGAGGCGGCTCGCATCGCCAACCTGGCCGTGAGCTGCTACCGGAACGGGCGCCGCGCCGGCCGCGACATGGTCGAGACCTACGAGGCCATGGACAGGGTGGTGGCCGACGAGTTCGGCGACGAGAAGTTCGCGACCGCC
This window harbors:
- the cysS gene encoding cysteine--tRNA ligase, whose protein sequence is MRLYDTARREVVDFRPGRVVTMYTCGITPYDAAHVGHAATYLAYDLLQRRLRDLGHDTQCVRNVTDVDDDILRRARQLGVHYLDLAAEEMARFDANMDALGLLPAFSEPRATSAIPDILGFIGMVLDTGHAYEAGGAVYFSVASSERFGQVSHYSREQMLAYAAERGGNTDDPHKLDPLDFVLWQPSAPGEPAWDSLWGRGRPGWHVECSALALRELGTTIDLHGGGTDLVFPHHECEAAQSEAATGERFVRHWMHVGMVGLGGEKMSKSLGNLVFVSDLLKEWEPAAVRLAIVSHHYRSVWEWDESLLPTAAARLAAWRAAGDGGAALGEVRAALDADLDAPAALTAIDAAAAAASSASGGTGGVSAAAALLGVDL
- a CDS encoding M23 family metallopeptidase translates to MGRLVVALGVVAALFLPPTASAAAPAAPKPPSAAQMASAQKRANAAAARLAKAQTALAKAQREVTELERHTTSTRKVVDVLQSQMRELAVAQYVQGSQAATWMGDGDPGQAARGRAMLRFVSLGRSDSVEGYQVARVDLEQSQAALTDRLAQQRAVVGSLRKDEATVTAELDKLAAAQRAYDAKVAADRAAAAKAAAAKRAPRASRGAVPLASGPLPVIGGGSWICPVQGPHAFSNDWGQPRSGGRRHEGNDIMAARGTPVVASVAGSVKGHNSSLGGISYYLTGDDGNTYFGTHLDHLSGASGHVAAGTVVGYVGSTGNASESAPHLHFEIHPGGGGPVNPFTTLSKYC
- a CDS encoding MFS transporter; translation: MAVARDHGPLLHEDPVIHRRRWFLLGIMCLSLVMVVMSVAGLNVALPSMQRDLDASSSALQWIVDSYALVFAALLLPAGALGDRFGRKLALLAGLAVFACGSLLSGLATGSAQVIGGRVITGVGAAFVMPATLSLLTTIFPPEERRKAIAMWAGFAGAGGALGPIVSGGLLERYWWGSAVLVNVPIVAAVIAAVWVFSPTSRDPEATPLDPVGAGLSLVGLGSLVFGIIEGPEKGWGSPTILVAFVVAVAALSTFLAWERRSAHPMLPLQLFRDRRMSVGSGVVTVAFFVMFGLFFLFTLYLQFVRAYSPLSAGLATLPLALALVAIAPRSAALAEKVGTGPVMAAGFVLVAAGFAVLAMVGPQTAYVVLAVAMVLLGAGLSLTAAPATGSIMSAVPPAKAGVGSAVNDTTREVGGALGIAVLGSLSSAAYRSALDLSDLRLPPQVTAAARESIGAATFVGAGIPGGQELAARAGAAFTDAFNLASTVAAALSLVAAVGVAVVFTRRAEEAAADEATPQVAAWEVA
- a CDS encoding TetR/AcrR family transcriptional regulator, which codes for MPPASCEPDPRIERSRRLVLAAALELLGEVGYGGLTIEGVAARAGVGKSTIYRHWDGRLELVEDAVRLLKPDAAPPAGGPVRERVVALLQQVAVSLADSMWSRCLPAIIDAAERDPGVLDIHRRLTCERREVMVGLLAEGVATGEIAAGTDLSLLAEALVGPIIVRRLLFHEPFAPDEVPRLVDQLLPPG
- a CDS encoding SRPBCC family protein → MEGTAELDAAPDTVFAEVADLGTYPGWLGIVFGAEPSPPHDGDPGPAWVVDLGAKIGPLPLTKKVRMVLTEHVAPKLVRFERLEHDGTQHSDWILTAEVEVADPGSMLTVRLHYGGAGRLPGIDSILRDEIRKGGSRLQARLAAKPR
- a CDS encoding STAS domain-containing protein, whose amino-acid sequence is MADEAPLAPETFGIVAVRTDATTAAVSPAGDLDVSTSPRLLACIDELLAEGRSKITLDMRAVTFIDSSGLGALVKAHKHAAPSAELTVVAPRPHVHRAMEISGILRVIRVARQP
- a CDS encoding NADH-ubiquinone oxidoreductase-F iron-sulfur binding region domain-containing protein, whose translation is MTLLPFLTGAEFASLDAYVAAGGGTGLERARSLGPEQTAKEISLSRLRGRGGGGFPTGTKWASVRNAPGSRRYAVCNAAEGEPATFKDRTLMRANPYQGIEGLAIAALAVGADEAYVATKARFGPERARLVRALEDMAAAGMLEGLTISVVAGPDEYLFGEEKALLEVIEGNDPLPRILPPFQHGLFATGPQLGWESHSPTAESGAHPEPNPTLVNNWETLCNVPHVLARGPEWFRRMGTERSPGTLVCTVVGDVTRPGVFEMEMGSPLDELLEAAGGPRPGRSLKAAFSGVANRVLPASRFATPLTYEDMRAAGSGLGAGGFAIYDDTACMVDVAAVLSGFLAVESCGQCPPCKRGSGDITAALERLRAGNADQADLDVVRARLRTVTDANRCYLGTEEQLLVSSILETFPEDFADHLGGFCRRPGRTHLVPKVDDIADGVVVYDHRQARKRPDWTYADE
- a CDS encoding aldehyde dehydrogenase family protein, with product MGEVRRWDRIFVGGAWVEPSGTGTIDVVNPFTEDVCARVPRGDAVDAGRAVDSARDASGTWSATPVEERAAVLTAIGQGVVARTAELGAMIAEEVGMPINLATMIQVGLPAMTFSTMASLLDGFPYEERVGNSLVVREPVGVVAAMTAWNYPLHLTAAKVAAAIAAGCTVVLKPSELAPSTAFVLAEIAHAAGLPAGVLNVVTGAGPVVGEHLARSPGVAMVSFTGSTEVGRLVAAAAATTVKRVALELGGKSANLILDDADLPSAVRATVTSAFLNSGQTCSALSRMLVPRPRLGEAERLAAAAAEDYVPGDPLADGTRLGPLVSAAQRDRVRAYIASGLEEGARLVAGGSEPPEGLDRGYFVRATVLSDVRPGMRVEQEEIFGPVLSIVPYDTEDEAVAIANGTIYGLHAGVWSGDMDRAVAVARRLRSGMVEVNGGIFNPLAPWGGCKQSGHGRELGRWGIEEFLETKSMQL
- the npdG gene encoding NADPH-dependent F420 reductase; this translates as MEVGILGGTGPAGRGLAARLAAAGLHVAIGSRSKDRAQEIVTAVLERWPGRELALSAADNAMAAEAEVVVIATPWEAAAATAGSVGAQLDGKVVISMANALTRMGHEFEPLVPPRGSVAAHVQSAVPKSLVAAAFQHLPAKALSNLDEPVESDVLIASDHPAAYEATAQLVTLIPDLRPLNAGSVANAAPIESFTAVLLQLNVRYKTRAALRLTGIDLDT